The following proteins are encoded in a genomic region of Mycobacterium kiyosense:
- a CDS encoding putative phage integrase: protein MPRQRMEPGEHGRITERVSGGKYFASTYVRDPDGVRRRVERSSEKSVEDARRNLQRHLTKRRSPLSGQLVTDRTTLGELFEVWIEGKTFEDGIKPQTAGQYRQIWGKYGVGQLGALRVTELPTSRANAHIQAVAATTSSQAGYLRIILRGMFSLAVRFDILAVNPILETKTAKLHRKPARAMTPAEFERVRAAVGAYVSRDGHAGPKPGRLLPAFIEVLAATGARPSEVLALRWSDVDLLADPPTVTISGTLVDHQRIPGKGLHRQEARKGDAPEHTVVLPRFGVEAFTALLGETGPTGPVFANRDGGWMSLCNLRRALRTALPDDLRWVTPHSFRRTVATVVRDDLGPALAQQQLSHSKLATTEAHYLQRHTRGPDVRNTLDKFASGKVAAESIRKVSSGPDSDGSSTPV, encoded by the coding sequence ATGCCTAGGCAGCGGATGGAACCTGGTGAGCACGGCCGGATCACTGAGAGAGTCAGCGGTGGAAAGTATTTCGCCTCTACCTATGTGCGTGACCCGGATGGTGTACGGCGGCGCGTGGAGCGGTCTAGCGAAAAATCGGTCGAGGATGCTCGGCGGAACCTCCAGCGACACTTGACTAAACGGCGGTCTCCACTGTCGGGGCAGCTCGTTACCGACAGGACGACGCTCGGAGAGTTGTTCGAGGTGTGGATTGAGGGCAAGACATTCGAGGATGGCATTAAGCCGCAGACGGCCGGTCAGTACCGCCAGATCTGGGGGAAGTATGGCGTCGGCCAGTTGGGCGCGCTGCGGGTGACTGAGCTTCCGACGTCGCGGGCCAACGCGCATATTCAGGCCGTTGCCGCGACCACTTCATCTCAGGCCGGCTATCTGCGGATCATTCTGCGCGGCATGTTCTCGTTGGCCGTGCGCTTTGACATCCTGGCGGTGAATCCCATCTTGGAGACCAAGACGGCGAAGTTGCACAGGAAACCAGCCCGCGCGATGACACCCGCCGAGTTCGAGCGAGTGCGGGCCGCTGTCGGCGCGTACGTGAGCCGTGACGGGCATGCCGGCCCGAAGCCCGGTCGACTGCTGCCGGCATTCATCGAAGTGTTGGCCGCGACCGGCGCCCGTCCCAGTGAGGTGCTGGCATTGCGGTGGTCAGATGTCGATCTGCTCGCGGACCCGCCGACTGTGACAATTTCGGGCACCCTGGTCGACCACCAGCGGATCCCTGGCAAGGGGCTGCACCGTCAGGAAGCCCGCAAGGGTGATGCGCCGGAGCACACCGTGGTACTCCCCCGATTCGGCGTCGAGGCGTTCACGGCGCTGCTTGGCGAGACTGGCCCGACGGGGCCGGTGTTCGCCAACCGTGACGGCGGATGGATGTCGCTGTGCAATCTACGACGGGCGCTACGGACCGCATTGCCGGACGATCTTCGATGGGTCACGCCGCACTCGTTTCGCCGCACGGTGGCGACGGTGGTCCGTGATGACTTGGGGCCGGCGTTGGCGCAGCAGCAGCTGAGCCACTCGAAGCTGGCCACTACCGAAGCGCACTATTTGCAGCGTCACACCCGCGGCCCGGATGTACGGAACACGCTAGACAAATTCGCCTCCGGGAAGGTGGCGGCTGAAAGTATCAGGAAAGTATCAAGTGGACCGGATTCCGACGGGTCCAGCACCCCAGTGTGA